In Cicer arietinum cultivar CDC Frontier isolate Library 1 chromosome 7, Cicar.CDCFrontier_v2.0, whole genome shotgun sequence, a single window of DNA contains:
- the LOC101488828 gene encoding ADP,ATP carrier protein 1, mitochondrial-like: MVDQVQRPRIIENIARQTGLSMYQRRSFENYSNPAFQYPMMPACRATTASPIFVAAPAEKGNFVVDFLMGGVSAAVSKTAAAPIERIKLLIQNQDEMIKAGRLSEPYKGIGDCFKRTMADEGVVALWRGNTANVIRYFPTQALNFAFKDYFKRLFNFKKDKDGYWKWFAGNLASGGAAGASSLFFVYSLDYARTRLANDAKAAKKGAGGRQFNGLIDVYKKTLASDGIAGLYRGFNISCVGIIVYRGLYFGMYDSLKPVLLTGSLQDSFFASFGLGWLITNGAGLASYPIDTVRRRMMMTSGEAVKYKSSMDAFSQILKNEGAKSLFKGAGANILRAVAGAGVLAGYDKLQVIMLGKKYGSGGA, from the exons ATGGTTGATCAGGTTCAGCGCCCTAGAATCATCGAGAATATTGCTCGCCAGACTGGTCTTTCAATGTACCAAAGGAGGTCATTTGAGAATTACTCCAACCCTGCATTCCAGTATCCTATGATGCCAGCATGTAGAGCTACAACGGCTTCCCCTATCTTTGTTGCAGCTCCCGCCGAGAAAGGAAACTTTGTTGTTGACTTTCTCATGGGTGGAGTTTCAGCTGCTGTGTCTAAAACTGCTGCTGCTCCAATTGAACGAATTAAGCTTTTGATCCAGAACCAAGATGAGATGATTAAAGCCGGTAGACTTTCTGAGCCCTACAAGGGAATCGGTGACTGTTTTAAGCGAACAATGGCTGATGAAGGTGTTGTTGCCCTATGGAGAGGTAACACCGCAAATGTCATCCGTTATTTCCCGACTCAG GCTTTGAACTTTGCATTCAAGGACTACTTCAAGAGGCTCTTCAATTTCAAGAAGGACAAGGATGGTTACTGGAAATGGTTTGCTGGTAACTTGGCCTCAGGAGGTGCTGCTGGTGCATCATCCCTTTTCTTTGTCTACTCTCTTGACTATGCTCGTACTCGTCTGGCAAATGATGCAAAGGCTGCCAAGAAAGGTGCAGGAGGAAGACAATTCAATGGTCTCATTGATGTCTACAAGAAGACATTGGCATCTGATGGTATTGCCGGCCTTTACCGTGGTTTCAACATTTCTTGTGTTGGAATCATTGTGTATCGCGGTCTCTACTTTGGAATGTACGATTCCTTGAAGCCAGTTCTCCTAACCGGATCTTTGCAG GATAGTTTCTTTGCTAGCTTCGGACTTGGATGGCTCATCACCAATGGTGCAGGTCTAGCATCTTACCCGATCGACACtgttagaagaagaatgatgatGACATCTGGCGAAGCAGTCAAGTACAAGAGCTCCATGGATGCATTCTCACAAATTCTCAAGAACGAGGGTGCCAAGTCCTTGTTTAAGGGAGCTGGTGCTAACATCCTCCGTGCTGTTGCCGGTGCTGGTGTGCTCGCTGGTTACGACAAGTTGCAGGTGATCATGCTCGGAAAGAAGTACGGATCCGGTGGCGCTTAA